CACCGCTCCAGGAAGGCGTGGGTCAGGGCGTTGAGCCCCGTGTAGTAGTTTGGGGAGCCGACCACGTAGGCGTCGGCCGCGACGATCTTCTCCCGCAGGGGGGCCAGGTCGTCCTGGACCTTGCACACGTTGTCCGCGACGCAGCCCAGGCAGGCGATGCACCCGCCGATGGACTTGCCCCGCAGGTGCACGAGCTCGTGGTCGAACCCCGTGGCCTCCAGCGCCGTCCTCACCAGGACGTACACGCCCGACTCCTGTTCCCTGCGCGAGCTTCCCACGATTCCCAGGATCTTCACCGTCGTCTCCCTTTCCGGCGGGGTGCCCGTCAGCCGGCCTCCTGCCCGTCCGCCACGAAGAGGTACCTGCCGCGGGAGCGCACCCTCCCGCTGTCCTTGAGCTTCCTGAGCGCCCGGGTGATGCTCACCCGGTGCGCACCCACGAGGAACCCGATCTCCTCGTGGGTGAGAGGGAACGCCAGATCCCACCCGCCGGGCACCCGCGAGCCCACCTGGCGGGCCACCATGTTCAGCACCTGGTAGAGCCGGTCTTCGAGCGCCGGCTCGGAGAGGGCGCCGAGCTTCCCCGTCAGGTAGTCGATGCGCCCCGAGAGATTGCGGATCACCGCGAGCCCGACCTGGGGATGGTCTACCACCAGCCGCTCGAAGAGCGTGCGGCTCAGGCCGCAGGTGAGGGTGGGGCCGAGGCAGGTGGCACTCACGGGGTACTGCCCCTTTTCGATGAACACACTTTCGCCCAGGAGGTCTCCCGCGCTCCGGAGGTCGAGGATGAGCTCGCGGCCGTCCTCCGCGACCTTCCAGAGCTTCACCGAGCCCATCTTGAGGAGGTACATGCTCTCGGCCGGCTCCCCCTGGCGGAAAAGGAGCTCGCCCGGCTGAAATTTGCGTCGTACGAGCTCCCCCGCGATAGACTCCCACGCCTCGGGCGGCGCGCCGTCGAAGAGCCACACCTCCCCGAAGCAGCGGGGGTGGAGGGCGGCCCCGGCTCCCGCCATGGTCTCGCAGACGCAGCCGCCCATGGAGCCTCCAGCCGGTCAGGTGTCAGGCAACGCGCTGGGAGGCGCGTTCCAGGAGCTCGTCGAGTTGGGTTCGGAAGCGGCTGAGGGTGGCCGGCAAGATCTCGACGGGCTTTCCCGTGTACTCGAAGAACTCCAGGACGGCAAGCTCGTCGATCGGCTCCAGTCCAAAGTCGAGAAGCGCGATGGTCTCGTAGAACCCGAAATTCTGGCGCGCGTCCGCCTCGTCCCAATGCAGCCCCTCGACGAAGATCTCCCGCCAGTGCCGCAGCCACCCGGGCGTCATGACAAAGGCCTTCCTCGACTCCAGGAGCCGGCGTTCCTCGTCCCCGAGAAACGCCGAGATACAGTCCTTGCCGGGCAGGTGCGCTCCGATCCCCTCCACCAGCCCGCCGAGATCGGGGTGGCACCGGGCGCCGAAGAGACACGCCACGCCGCATCGCCCTTCGAGGGCGCCTCGCAGCGCCGCTTCGAGTCGTGAATCCTCCACATGGAGGCCCGGCGAGAGCCAGACGGCGGCCCCTTCCGATCCGTCGCGCATGGCC
The genomic region above belongs to Thermodesulfobacteriota bacterium and contains:
- a CDS encoding Crp/Fnr family transcriptional regulator translates to MGGCVCETMAGAGAALHPRCFGEVWLFDGAPPEAWESIAGELVRRKFQPGELLFRQGEPAESMYLLKMGSVKLWKVAEDGRELILDLRSAGDLLGESVFIEKGQYPVSATCLGPTLTCGLSRTLFERLVVDHPQVGLAVIRNLSGRIDYLTGKLGALSEPALEDRLYQVLNMVARQVGSRVPGGWDLAFPLTHEEIGFLVGAHRVSITRALRKLKDSGRVRSRGRYLFVADGQEAG
- a CDS encoding DUF1638 domain-containing protein, with product MELVGCGIFRTEVEAMRDGSEGAAVWLSPGLHVEDSRLEAALRGALEGRCGVACLFGARCHPDLGGLVEGIGAHLPGKDCISAFLGDEERRLLESRKAFVMTPGWLRHWREIFVEGLHWDEADARQNFGFYETIALLDFGLEPIDELAVLEFFEYTGKPVEILPATLSRFRTQLDELLERASQRVA